The following nucleotide sequence is from Borreliella spielmanii.
CTCCAATTTTTCAAGAAAGAAGCTTTAGTTGATGGATTTAGTAAATTATTATTTTGATAAGAGTATGTCCTAATTTCTGTTATTAATGAATGAAAATTTGAATTTTCGTTATAAAAATTTTTTTCATTTTTAAATATTGCGATATCATTAAAAGACGAATTTTGCATTAGATTCCAAAATCCAACTTTTTTTGATATTTCATTAATATTTAATGGGTTTTTGTTTGGTTCTTTTTGGTACAATTCCCATTCTTGTGATATAGGAAGTCTTGCTTTGAATCCGTTGGGAAGTTTTTTAGAGTACCAATTGGCATATTCTATTGCTGAGAAATAAGATATTCCCGTGATAGCCTCATTTAAGCCTATTTGGTTAAAATTTTTAAGATAATTTTCATCTACAAGCTGTTCTTTTATTAAATTTTCTTTGTTATTTAATGTCCATTTTGGATTTTCTTTTAAAAAGTCTTGATACTCATATTTTGTAACATTTTGTTCTTGAATAAGAAATTCTTTTATACTATAGGTAGATTTTAATGAAATATTTTTTAAATCTAATTCATAGTTTTGAATTTTTTCGATTTTATTTGAATTTATTTTTTTAAATCCAGGTAACGTTATATTAATTTTTTCATTTTTAGAAATTAATTGAATGTTTTCATTGTCTAGAGTTTTGGTTAATGTTTTAACCCATGGCTCATTTTTTGTTATCATTTTTAGATCTTTATCTAAATTTTCTAAAAACCAAAAGATAGCTCTATTTTCTAAGTCAAAATTTGTTTTTAGAGAGTTCCATATTTCTTCTTGATTGGTATTGTGTGGGTCTATTGAATACATGACTTTGTATGAATTTAGAAAATCCTTAAACATTTCGATTGAATTTAAGTAAGGTATGGAATTTTTTAGAAATTTTTTAATGTATTTAGGATGTTCTTTAAGTTCATTAGATATTAATGAAAATACAGGAATTAATTTTATATTTTCATTAGTATTTTTTATTTTCACCATTATAGAGAGCTCTTTTTGTCTTTGTTTGATGATCTTTTCAGGATCAACCAGTTCTAAATTTATTTGTAAATTGTAGCTTCCAAAGAATTTGTTGTTAATTTTTATGTTTTGCTCGTAGGTTTTAAATCCCATTCTTTTTGCTTTAATAATTCCTTCGGTGGTATTTATGTATTTATTAAGTGGAGTTCTACCTATATATTTTTCATTTAAGTAGATATAAGTGTTTGCAATATTAGAATTTATTTTTAAATATGCTCCTGGATTTTTAAACTTGGGTATGATTATTAAAATTGACACTAAACTTAAAAGCAATATTATTGTTATAAAAAATACGTAAATTTTGGGTGCTATTCCTAGAATTGGCTTTAATTTAACTTCAAAAAGCTCAATATTTGAATTCTCATCAATTTCCTTCATCTTTTTAAGTATAGAAAAGTATTTAAATAAGTGTCAATATTTTGTATGATTTAATTCTTGAGGTTAGGTTATGCATTTAAGAAGATTGGATAAATTTGCATCTTTTTTGGTATATTCTATTGAGAGGTACTTGACATATCGAAAAAGAAAGAAGTATTTTTGCAAATTAAGAGCGAAGAAGCGAGGATTTTTGCGCAACTTTTTATTTGATTTTGTAGCTGCAGCAATTTTTGTACTGGTAATAAATCAATATTTCATTCAAGCTTATAAAATACCATCAGGTTCAATGGAAAATACTCTTCAAATAGGGGATTTTTTATTTGTGGATAAATTTTCTTACGGTCCTGAACTTTTGCCAGGATTATTTAAGATTACTGGTTTTAAAACCCCAGAAGAATCCGATATTATTATTTTTGAAAATCCAGAGTATAAATCAAAGGGTGTTTTTTTTGATATCTTTCAAAGAATACTTTACATGTTAACGCTATCTTTTGTTGATCTTGATAGAGATGAATATGGCAATCCTAATGTTAGATTTCTAGTGAAAAGAGGCGTATTTGCAGACGGTAAAATTGTTAAATTTAACAGCGGTAAAGCTTATATTAAAAGAGAAGGCGAAGAAAATTTTATTTTAGAAGATTTTTATTGGGATTTAGTTGGTCAAAATTTTAATATTAAAAAAATTGTGGCAAATGAGGATTATGGAATTTATAGTGATTTTGCTATGTTTGTTGCTTTAAGTCAGTTAAATATAAATTTAAACAGTACTCCCGATTTCTCATTTTTTGATGTTAGAGTGATTGATAGGTTTGAGTTTGAAAGATTGGAATATAAGTATTTATCCGCTTTTATGCCTTATGTTGATTATTATATGGAAAAAGCTATAATAAGGGATTGCGGAATTTATGTTCCTTATGGGTATATTTTGCCAATTGGAGACAATAGAGATAATTCCCATGATGGTAGATTTTTTGGAGTAATTAATAAGAATAAAGTGCTTGGAAGAACCCTGATAATATACCTTCCATTTTCTAGAGTAGGATTTATTTAAAGTGGCTCCATATTTAACTTTCGAACAAAGGCTTTTAAGGAAAAAGCGAAGAAAAATTTTTTTAAAATATGCTTTAACATTTTTAATGTTAAATTTTTTTTTCACAAAGTTTATTTTGCAAATTTTTATGATTAAAGGTAATGATATGTTACCAACAATAACAAAGAATGCTAGTTTATTTTTTGTTGCAACACATATAACATCTTTTTTTATTCCTTTAAAAATGAATGATATTGTTCTTTATGAAGATTTTAGGTTAAGTGATAATTTTTTATTAACTTTAATAAAAGATTTCTTTTTTTTAAATAAAATTTTCAAAAGAGCAAGCTACAAAGTATCAAGAATAGCAGCTGTTCACGGCGATTCTGTGTATGTTAGGGGTTTGAATGTTTTGGTAAATAAAAAGGATACGGATTTTTTTTATTTGAATGGTAATTTGGTTAGTTATTACAAGTTGAATAATTTTTTTAATACGGATGAAGTGGTTAAGTGTTTTATTTTGAAAAAAAATGAAATTTTTTTATTAAATGACAATTTAAGTGTTTTGAATGATTCTAGAATATTTGGCCCTATTAATAAAAGTGCTATTGTTTCTTTTTTGGCCTTTAAAGTAGTGGATTATAAGATTGTTAAATAAAATTTTTGTTGATGCTGATTCTTGTAATTTCAAAATAATAAAATTTTTACAAAAATTTATATTGTACAATAAATCAGAACTTATTATAGTTTCTAATAAGTTTTTGAGGTTAGAAAAGACAGAAAATGTTGCTTTAGAGGTGGTAGACAATGTTGATGCATTTATTTTAAATTTAGTAGACAAGTATAGCCTTGTGGTTACTCGAGATATTTTTTTTGCCAAACTTCTTTTAGATCTTGAGGTTAAGGTTATGAATGATGAGGGTCAAATTTTTAATATAAATAATATAAATTATTTACATTTTAGATCTAAGATTAATTTCAATTTAAAAATTAAGATTAAAAAATATTATGATGAAGATTTTAACAAATCTAGATATGAGAAATTTATAACGAATTTTTATTCTTTATTCTTTAGTTAATTTTTTGTTTTCCAATTTCCATAGGCCTTTACCTTGAGTTAATATGTAAATTGTGTTGTTTGATACAGGAATAATATCGTTAAGACCCGTTTTGCTTAGCTGGGAACCGTTATAAGCTCCAGGCTCTACAGATTTTGAGGGTGCTTGTAAAGCAAAAATCCCTTCTTTATTTTTTGTGAACTCTGCAAACCCATTATTACTTCCTATTAATATTGCATCATTAAATTCCCTTGCAAAGTAACTACTAAATTCACCCACTTCGTCTTGAGTAAATATTGGTGTTGCGTAATTATTTGCACTTGAATAGACTTTAAACTTTGTGTCTAAATTATTATAACCGCCACTCATTACTAAAATTTCAGAAAAACCCCTAATATTTGTTTTAATGATAGGCATTATTTCTTTGGTTTGCTGGTGATCTATGTTTGTATATGTATTGTTATTTGTTTGCCATATTTTAAGAGAATTTCCTGTAATTAAGTTGTCTTCATTTGATATTTGATAAAATTTGTCATTTTTATTAGCTTGTGATGGAGTTTTGTCAGCTCCGTGTAGGTCTAAAATTCTCTCTTGATTATTTTTGTCTATAGCTAAAATATATGCTTCTTTTATGCCATCCTTTCCTACAGATTTTAAGAATTTATATGCGTTTAGCGGTTTTTTAAATTTTGATGTCCAATCTTTTCCATTTAGTTCGTAAACTTCTAGTTCTGAGTTTTTGTTTTGTGCTAAAAGATAGGTTTTGCCAGATACATTTACAATGTCATTTATAAACTCATAAGAATTACTCAAGTCAATTTTTTCAATTTTTCCCTTTTCTTTTTTAAATAAATGCATGGCTGCAATATAGAGAGTTTCTCCTACTAGAGAAATTCCGGTTGGACTTGAGCTTCCTAAAATATTATATTCATGATTTATTTTTTGAAGATTACCTAGTTGGGAAAATATGGATTCGCTTGAGCATGCTAATAGTAAAAATATTAATAGGTTTAAAATTAATCTTTTTTTAAAATAGTTTTCATATTTTTTTTTCATTTTTATCCTACAATTTATTTACATTTACTGTAACTGATAATGATACATTTGCAAAATGTGCCATTTTAGCAGAATTTCCAAATTCAAACATCATCCACCAAGATGTTGTTACTCCAAAAGACCATTTATAGTTAAAATTCCATAAAATTCCAGATCCAAAAGAGATTGTAGGGAGTGCATCAAAAGTTCTTAAATTTGTAATATTAT
It contains:
- the bamB gene encoding outer membrane protein assembly factor BamB, which codes for MKKKYENYFKKRLILNLLIFLLLACSSESIFSQLGNLQKINHEYNILGSSSPTGISLVGETLYIAAMHLFKKEKGKIEKIDLSNSYEFINDIVNVSGKTYLLAQNKNSELEVYELNGKDWTSKFKKPLNAYKFLKSVGKDGIKEAYILAIDKNNQERILDLHGADKTPSQANKNDKFYQISNEDNLITGNSLKIWQTNNNTYTNIDHQQTKEIMPIIKTNIRGFSEILVMSGGYNNLDTKFKVYSSANNYATPIFTQDEVGEFSSYFAREFNDAILIGSNNGFAEFTKNKEGIFALQAPSKSVEPGAYNGSQLSKTGLNDIIPVSNNTIYILTQGKGLWKLENKKLTKE
- the lepB gene encoding signal peptidase I, with translation MHLRRLDKFASFLVYSIERYLTYRKRKKYFCKLRAKKRGFLRNFLFDFVAAAIFVLVINQYFIQAYKIPSGSMENTLQIGDFLFVDKFSYGPELLPGLFKITGFKTPEESDIIIFENPEYKSKGVFFDIFQRILYMLTLSFVDLDRDEYGNPNVRFLVKRGVFADGKIVKFNSGKAYIKREGEENFILEDFYWDLVGQNFNIKKIVANEDYGIYSDFAMFVALSQLNINLNSTPDFSFFDVRVIDRFEFERLEYKYLSAFMPYVDYYMEKAIIRDCGIYVPYGYILPIGDNRDNSHDGRFFGVINKNKVLGRTLIIYLPFSRVGFI
- a CDS encoding SUMF1/EgtB/PvdO family nonheme iron enzyme, with protein sequence MKEIDENSNIELFEVKLKPILGIAPKIYVFFITIILLLSLVSILIIIPKFKNPGAYLKINSNIANTYIYLNEKYIGRTPLNKYINTTEGIIKAKRMGFKTYEQNIKINNKFFGSYNLQINLELVDPEKIIKQRQKELSIMVKIKNTNENIKLIPVFSLISNELKEHPKYIKKFLKNSIPYLNSIEMFKDFLNSYKVMYSIDPHNTNQEEIWNSLKTNFDLENRAIFWFLENLDKDLKMITKNEPWVKTLTKTLDNENIQLISKNEKINITLPGFKKINSNKIEKIQNYELDLKNISLKSTYSIKEFLIQEQNVTKYEYQDFLKENPKWTLNNKENLIKEQLVDENYLKNFNQIGLNEAITGISYFSAIEYANWYSKKLPNGFKARLPISQEWELYQKEPNKNPLNINEISKKVGFWNLMQNSSFNDIAIFKNEKNFYNENSNFHSLITEIRTYSYQNNNLLNPSTKASFLKNWSSPNIGFRLIVSKE
- the lepB gene encoding signal peptidase I, translating into MAPYLTFEQRLLRKKRRKIFLKYALTFLMLNFFFTKFILQIFMIKGNDMLPTITKNASLFFVATHITSFFIPLKMNDIVLYEDFRLSDNFLLTLIKDFFFLNKIFKRASYKVSRIAAVHGDSVYVRGLNVLVNKKDTDFFYLNGNLVSYYKLNNFFNTDEVVKCFILKKNEIFLLNDNLSVLNDSRIFGPINKSAIVSFLAFKVVDYKIVK
- a CDS encoding DUF188 domain-containing protein, producing MLNKIFVDADSCNFKIIKFLQKFILYNKSELIIVSNKFLRLEKTENVALEVVDNVDAFILNLVDKYSLVVTRDIFFAKLLLDLEVKVMNDEGQIFNINNINYLHFRSKINFNLKIKIKKYYDEDFNKSRYEKFITNFYSLFFS